The genome window GGCGATGAAATAATTGTTCCCGAGCCATTCTATACAAATTATAATGGTTTTGCTAAAATGGCAGGTATTAATCTGGTGGCGCTAACCACTTATGCTGAAAATGGTTTTGCCCTTCCTGATGATAAAACGATTGAAGCAAAAATAACTAATAAAACCAAAGCGATTATGCTCTGTAACCCCGGAAATCCTACTGGCACAGTATATAGCAAAGAGGAAATTTTCCGCATTGCTGATTTGGCAAAAAGAAGAGGACTCTATTTTATCTCTGATGAGGTCTATCGCGAGTTTATTTATGATGGTTTAACTCATACCAGCGTTATGGAAGTGCCCGATTTTGAAAAAAATGCCATTTTGGTGGATAGCGTTTCCAAACGCTATAGCGCTTGCGGAGCAAGAATCGGTTGCATTGTTAGTAAAAATAAGGAACTGATGGCTTCCGTGTTAAAATTTGCCCAGGCACGTCTTTGTCCTCCCACAGTTGATCAGTTAGCTGCCAATACTGGTATTTATTTACCGGAAAGCTATTATGAGGAAATTAGAATTGAATATCAATCTCGCAGGGATTTGGTTCTGAATGAACTGAAAAAAATCCCTCGCGTTGTTTGTCAGAAACCGGAAGGGGCTTTTTATGTCCAAGTAAAACTTCCTATTGAAGATGCCGAGGATTTTATTATCTGGATGCTGAAAAACTTCCAAATAGATCAAGAAACAGTTATGGCTGCTCCCGGAGAGGGATTTTATGCCACTCCCGGCTTAGGAAAAAATGAACTGCGTATTGCCTACATCCTTTGCAAAGAAGATCTGAAAAAAGCAATGAATGTCTTTGCCAAAGGGCTGTACGCTTACCAACAAATCCATAAATAAAATGAAAGATTTACCTCCTGCCATTCTTGAAGGACTCATCCATAATGTTCGAACTCCTTTAAACCTGATTTTAGGTTATGTTCATCGCCTCAAACAACGAGTTGATTGTGATGAAGCAGATCAAATTTACAAGGCAGGAATTAAATTGGAAGACATCCTGCAAGAGACCTGGGAAGCAATTCAAATTCGCGGGGGAAAAAGTTCAAAGACAGCCCTTAATACTTGGTTGAATGCAGAACTTAGCTTTTTGCAAAATTACCTGGAAATTAAACATCGCTTTCTTTTCACTCCCCATTTTTTCGAAAAAGAAGTGTTAGGAAAAATCAGTCCCATCTCATTAAGCGAATGGTTTGAGGCATTATTACTGCATATAACCTCAAAAGTCCCTGAAAATCAGATAACAATGCAGATATTTGTTACCTTGCAGGGACTAAAAATCTTTGCCAGCGGTAACAATTTACTTGCCAGTGTATTGCCTGAAGATCATTCTGCTAAGTATCTCTGTTTTAATAAAGATATCACGGTTGACGCCAAATATGAAAACGCCAATCTGGTAATCGTGGTAAAATTGGTATGAACGATACAACCAAACCCAGAATTTTGATTGTGGACGACAGCATAGAGACATTGGAACTCTTTGAACTGCAGTTGAAAGATAAATACCAAGTGGATACGGCTACCAGTTTGAAAGCAGGCAAAGGGCTTTTGGATAAATATGGTTATCATATTGCTATTATTGATCTTATCCTACCGGGAGAAAACGGGCTGGATTTGATTCAATATGTTACTCAAAGTTATCCACACACAGCTGTTATAGTAATTAGTGGCCAAGCATCAATTGAAACTGCAGTTGCCGCTATGAAATTAGGAGCCAGTGAATATTTGGTAAAACCCTTTCGTGATCTTGATATAATCAATATCCAAGTAGAAAAAATCTTACAAACGCAAAGGCTGATTGCAGAAAATAAACGACTGAACGCTATGTTGGACAGCGAAATTGAAACGGATATGATTATTGGTAATTCACCTGAAATTCAATCCCTCATTCAAACAGTGAAAAAAATCGCCAAACTGGATACGCCTATTCTTATAACTGGTGAAACCGGAGTTGGAAAAAGTGTTTTTGCCAATTTAATTCATCGTAACAGTTTACGCAAGCATCAAAAATTTGTGATCGTTAATTGTGGCAGCTTAACAGAAACCCTTTTGGAAAGCTTACTTTTTGGTCACAAACGGGGTTCCTTCACAGATGCTTACAGAGATAAAATCGGTTATTTTCAAGAAGCTAACGGTGGAACCCTCTTTCTGGATGAAATTACTGAGACCTCCCTTTCCTTTCAGGTAAAGTTACTGAAGGTTTTGGAGACAGGATTTTTTCGGATGGTTGGGGGTGAACAAGATGTGCATACAGATGTAAGAGTTATTGCCGCCACCAATAAAGACATCAAAGAATGCGTTGCCAACTGCACTTTCCGGGAAGATTTATATTACCGTTTAAATGTATTTCACTTAAATATTCCGCCTTTAAGAGAGCGTCGCGATGATATTAAAGTGTTGGCAAACGCTTTCACCAATGAATTCAGCAATAAATATAACAAAGGGGATTTGAAGCTTTCTCCGGAAGTGATCTCCATCTTTTTAAATTATGCCTGGATGGGCAATATCAGAGAACTGAAAAATGCCATTGAGCATGCAGTCATTTTAGCTGAGCATAATGTCATTTTACCTGAGGACTTACCTGAAAACATTGTTGCTTCTACCAATATTGTTTCTCCTACTTATCAACAGGAAGAATCCGGTGATTGGTTTTCCGCTAAACAAAATTTTGAAAAACGCTATCTGAATCAGCTGCTTACACAATGCAAAGGCAATTTCAGTAAAGCAGCTAAACTAAGTGGCATCACCCGAGAAAACTTGTATAATAAATGTACCAAACTGGGAATTAATTATAATCAATATCGTTCCCACAATCTACCTCACGAGGAAACGAAGGAGACAAAAGTATGAAAACGAAGTGGAAAATATCGCCCTATCTTTATGTCCTTCCAGCGTTGTTTTTGTTGCTTGCTTTCCGTCTAATCCCTATTGTCATGAGTTTTGTAATCAGCTTTTTTGATTGGTCACTAAAGGGAACGGGAAAATTCATCGGGTTAATGAACTATGCTAATATGTTGAAGGATGATGTTTTCTGGCAATCTATGGGCAACACACTTTGGTTAGTAATAATTGTAGTTCCTGCCAGCATTATCTTTTCATTGCTTTTTGCCGTTCTGCTAAATAACATAAAAGCGCTCAAAGGTCTTTTTAGAACTGTCTATTTTATGCCTTATGTAACTTCTTTGGTTGCCGTATCCATTGTCTGGAAACTGATGTTTAACGAGCAGACCGGTTTAATGAACATATTACTTAGTTATGTAGGAATTGCTCCTCAAAAATGGCTTTCCGAATCCAGGGGAATTTTCCAAATGTTATTTTCGGGTTTGGGCATAAACTTGAAAGGTTGGATCGGAGGTCCTTCGCAGGCACTTTTTTCCATTATCATTATGACTGTTTGGAAGGGGCTGGGTTATAACACAATCATCTATCTTGCCGGTTTGCAAAATATTTCCAAGGTCTATTATGAAGCAGCGGAAATAGATGGTGCCAGCAAAACCAGACAATTCTTCAAAATTACTCTGCCTTTGGTTTCGCCAACCACT of Candidatus Cloacimonas sp. contains these proteins:
- a CDS encoding pyridoxal phosphate-dependent aminotransferase produces the protein MELSKRAREIQASPIRKLNPVANAAKSKGIKVYHLNIGQPDLATPPEMLKAYHEFNDQVLEYGPSQGLDLYREGLVKYYHRYHIELTPDDIIVTTGGSEAIIFAMMVTGEVGDEIIVPEPFYTNYNGFAKMAGINLVALTTYAENGFALPDDKTIEAKITNKTKAIMLCNPGNPTGTVYSKEEIFRIADLAKRRGLYFISDEVYREFIYDGLTHTSVMEVPDFEKNAILVDSVSKRYSACGARIGCIVSKNKELMASVLKFAQARLCPPTVDQLAANTGIYLPESYYEEIRIEYQSRRDLVLNELKKIPRVVCQKPEGAFYVQVKLPIEDAEDFIIWMLKNFQIDQETVMAAPGEGFYATPGLGKNELRIAYILCKEDLKKAMNVFAKGLYAYQQIHK
- a CDS encoding sigma-54 dependent transcriptional regulator encodes the protein MNDTTKPRILIVDDSIETLELFELQLKDKYQVDTATSLKAGKGLLDKYGYHIAIIDLILPGENGLDLIQYVTQSYPHTAVIVISGQASIETAVAAMKLGASEYLVKPFRDLDIINIQVEKILQTQRLIAENKRLNAMLDSEIETDMIIGNSPEIQSLIQTVKKIAKLDTPILITGETGVGKSVFANLIHRNSLRKHQKFVIVNCGSLTETLLESLLFGHKRGSFTDAYRDKIGYFQEANGGTLFLDEITETSLSFQVKLLKVLETGFFRMVGGEQDVHTDVRVIAATNKDIKECVANCTFREDLYYRLNVFHLNIPPLRERRDDIKVLANAFTNEFSNKYNKGDLKLSPEVISIFLNYAWMGNIRELKNAIEHAVILAEHNVILPEDLPENIVASTNIVSPTYQQEESGDWFSAKQNFEKRYLNQLLTQCKGNFSKAAKLSGITRENLYNKCTKLGINYNQYRSHNLPHEETKETKV
- a CDS encoding sugar ABC transporter permease, whose product is MKTKWKISPYLYVLPALFLLLAFRLIPIVMSFVISFFDWSLKGTGKFIGLMNYANMLKDDVFWQSMGNTLWLVIIVVPASIIFSLLFAVLLNNIKALKGLFRTVYFMPYVTSLVAVSIVWKLMFNEQTGLMNILLSYVGIAPQKWLSESRGIFQMLFSGLGINLKGWIGGPSQALFSIIIMTVWKGLGYNTIIYLAGLQNISKVYYEAAEIDGASKTRQFFKITLPLVSPTTFYVLIMTTIVTFQTFSQVYLMTDKGGPLNTTKLIVYYIYEKGFDTLEMGYASAVALALFIIILGLTIYQKRLEKYVNY